A genomic stretch from Nocardia wallacei includes:
- a CDS encoding potassium channel family protein: MDEPPRGLRRLTDRPDYALVGILRIPEIQTSPWVSLARRVVFAVALLVGATLVVYFGRDGYHDNQGDELSLLDAAYYSTVSLSTTGYGDITPSTPQARLINIIVITPLRVLFLIVLVGTTLQVLTERSRQVFKIQRWRHKVRNHTVVVGYGTKGRTAVDAMLGDGVQPGDIVVVDTDPVALERAATAGLVTVHGSAAQSDVLRLAGLQHASSVVVAANRDDTAVLVTLTARELNSKAKIVASIREAENVHLLRQSGADSVVVSSETAGRLLGIATTTPKVVDMVEDLLTPEAGFAIAERDVEPDEVGGSPRHLRNIVLGVVRGGALIRVDEPEVDALESGDRLLYIRRVQK; this comes from the coding sequence ATCGATGAGCCCCCGCGCGGCCTCCGCCGCCTGACCGACCGCCCCGATTACGCCCTGGTCGGAATTCTGCGTATTCCCGAAATTCAAACCAGCCCATGGGTTTCACTGGCCCGTCGCGTGGTGTTCGCGGTCGCGTTGCTGGTGGGCGCGACACTGGTGGTGTATTTCGGGCGGGACGGATATCACGACAATCAAGGTGACGAATTGTCGCTGCTGGACGCGGCGTACTACTCGACGGTGTCACTGTCGACGACCGGCTACGGCGACATCACGCCCAGCACCCCGCAGGCCCGGCTGATCAATATCATCGTCATCACACCGCTGCGGGTGCTCTTCCTGATCGTCCTGGTCGGTACCACCTTGCAGGTGCTGACCGAACGGTCCCGGCAGGTGTTCAAGATTCAGCGATGGAGGCACAAGGTGCGTAATCACACCGTGGTGGTCGGCTACGGGACGAAGGGCCGCACCGCCGTCGACGCGATGCTGGGCGACGGTGTGCAGCCGGGGGACATCGTCGTGGTGGACACCGATCCGGTGGCGTTGGAACGCGCCGCCACCGCGGGCCTGGTGACCGTGCACGGCTCGGCCGCGCAATCGGACGTGCTGCGGCTGGCCGGCCTGCAGCACGCGTCGTCGGTGGTGGTGGCCGCCAACCGCGACGACACCGCGGTGCTGGTCACCCTCACCGCCCGCGAGCTGAATTCGAAGGCCAAGATCGTCGCCTCGATCCGGGAGGCGGAGAACGTGCACCTGCTGCGGCAGTCCGGCGCGGATTCGGTGGTCGTGTCCTCGGAGACCGCGGGGCGGCTGCTCGGCATCGCCACCACCACACCGAAGGTCGTCGACATGGTCGAGGATCTGCTCACCCCGGAGGCGGGCTTCGCGATCGCCGAACGCGACGTGGAACCGGACGAGGTGGGCGGCTCGCCGCGGCACCTGCGCAACATCGTGCTCGGCGTCGTCCGCGGCGGCGCGCTGATCCGCGTCGACGAGCCCGAGGTGGACGCGCTGGAATCCGGCGACCGGCTGCTCTACATTCGCCGCGTGCAGAAGTGA
- the nudC gene encoding NAD(+) diphosphatase: protein MPGFQLKDVPLLSRSVLDRAEELRSDEQALKQGWPGARLLRMNRRGQVRVDGDSILLEPATTLAPEPVPEAVFLGIDGGSHLWAVRDEEIDGKLMDLRVVSTLMQLDDVTLGILSAALALLNWHDRARFSAVDGTPTVPAKAGWTRVSEAGHEEFPRIDPAVICLVHDGADRVLLARQQVWPEKMFSLLAGFVEAGESLERCVQREILEEVGVHVREIRYLGSQPWPLPRSLMLGFAAVADPGQPLTFTDGEIVEAHWFTRDEVRQALDAGAWGAPLGDSAAVAEQRLFLPGSISIARSIIESWAAER from the coding sequence GTGCCTGGTTTTCAGCTGAAAGACGTTCCGCTGCTGTCGCGTTCCGTGCTCGACCGCGCCGAGGAGCTGCGCTCGGACGAGCAGGCGCTGAAACAGGGCTGGCCGGGCGCCCGGTTGCTGCGGATGAACCGGCGCGGCCAGGTCCGCGTCGACGGCGACTCGATCCTGCTGGAACCGGCGACGACGCTGGCGCCCGAACCGGTGCCCGAGGCGGTCTTCCTCGGCATCGACGGTGGCAGCCACCTGTGGGCGGTGCGCGACGAGGAGATCGACGGCAAGCTGATGGACCTGCGGGTCGTCAGTACCCTGATGCAGCTCGACGACGTCACCCTGGGCATCCTGTCCGCCGCATTGGCCCTGCTCAACTGGCACGACCGCGCACGGTTCAGCGCCGTCGACGGCACGCCCACCGTGCCCGCCAAGGCGGGCTGGACGCGGGTCAGCGAGGCCGGTCACGAGGAGTTCCCGCGCATCGACCCGGCGGTCATCTGCCTGGTGCACGACGGCGCCGACCGGGTGCTGCTGGCGCGTCAGCAGGTCTGGCCCGAGAAGATGTTCTCGCTCCTGGCCGGGTTCGTGGAGGCGGGCGAGTCGCTCGAGCGGTGCGTGCAGCGCGAGATCCTCGAGGAGGTCGGCGTCCACGTGCGGGAGATCCGCTACCTCGGCAGCCAGCCGTGGCCGCTGCCGCGGTCGCTGATGCTCGGCTTCGCCGCGGTCGCGGACCCGGGGCAGCCGCTGACCTTCACCGACGGCGAGATCGTCGAGGCGCACTGGTTCACCCGCGACGAGGTACGCCAGGCGCTGGACGCCGGGGCGTGGGGCGCGCCGCTCGGGGACTCCGCCGCCGTCGCCGAGCAGCGGCTGTTCCTGCCGGGCTCGATCTCGATCGCCCGCAGCATCATCGAGTCCTGGGCGGCCGAGCGGTAG
- a CDS encoding mycoredoxin, with translation MTATDLTMYSTTWCGYCRRLKKQLDESGITYTEVDIEQDPAAAEFVGSVNGGNHVVPTVRYADGSTATNPTLAQVKQALAAIA, from the coding sequence GTGACAGCAACCGACCTGACCATGTATTCGACGACCTGGTGCGGCTACTGCCGTCGGCTCAAGAAGCAGCTCGACGAGTCCGGCATCACCTACACCGAGGTCGATATCGAGCAGGACCCCGCGGCCGCAGAGTTCGTCGGCAGCGTCAACGGCGGCAACCACGTGGTGCCGACCGTGCGGTACGCCGACGGTTCCACCGCGACCAATCCCACTCTGGCGCAGGTGAAGCAGGCCCTGGCCGCCATCGCCTGA
- a CDS encoding ATP-dependent DNA helicase UvrD2 → MVAVPAPTTPPALRLDGLDPEQAAAVTAPRGPVCVLAGAGTGKTRTITHRIAYLVSAGHVRADQVLAVTFTARAAGELRNRLRGLGLGGEAKTVQARTFHAAALRQLRYFWPQIIGDVPWRLIDSKFPIVARSAQRVGLSTATESVRDLAGEIEWAKASLIAPEDYAATAARLRREPPYEAGKVAAVYSGYEQLKNTADGLLLDFDDLLLHTAAALEDYASVAEEFRGRYRCFVVDEYQDVTPLQQRVLDAWLGDRDDLTVVGDANQTIYSFTGASPNHLLDFSRRFPEATVVRLERDYRSTPQVVSLANRVIGAARGRIAGTRLQLIGQRPEGPEPTFAEYDDEPAEALSVAKSIARLIGKGVPAAEIAVLYRINAQSEAYEQALTEAGIPYQVRGGEGFFQRPEVRQAVQALRQTAARDDLPDARGADLVSLVRAALGRLGLTATEPSGAQARERWTSLVALVQLTEELADHDPELDLGGLLREFATRAQARHPPTVQGVTLASLHAAKGLEWDAVFLVGLADGTLPIAHVLGDGGVVADEAALEEERRLLYVGVTRAREHLRLSWALSRSAGGRKTRRRSRFLTGLVPEDSPASRIAQPRTDTRKRNHPACRVCGRPLLGTKSTMLGRCSRCPGEIDPVLLEALQEWRREKADELSVPNFVVFSDTTLTAIAEQLPADDRALVAIPGIGAKKLGQFGADVLAIVRSRARAQDHKTAGEK, encoded by the coding sequence ATGGTGGCCGTGCCCGCCCCGACCACCCCGCCCGCGCTGCGGCTCGACGGACTCGATCCCGAGCAGGCCGCCGCCGTCACGGCGCCCCGCGGGCCGGTGTGTGTGCTGGCGGGCGCGGGCACGGGCAAGACCCGCACCATCACCCATCGCATCGCGTATCTCGTGTCGGCGGGGCATGTGCGGGCCGATCAGGTGCTGGCGGTGACCTTCACCGCCCGCGCCGCGGGCGAGTTGCGCAATCGCCTGCGGGGCCTGGGTCTGGGCGGTGAGGCGAAAACGGTGCAGGCGCGCACTTTTCACGCCGCGGCGCTGCGGCAGCTGCGCTACTTCTGGCCGCAGATCATCGGCGATGTGCCGTGGCGGCTGATCGACAGCAAGTTCCCGATCGTCGCGCGGTCCGCGCAGCGGGTGGGCTTGTCGACGGCCACGGAGAGCGTGCGCGATCTGGCCGGCGAGATCGAGTGGGCCAAGGCGTCGCTGATCGCCCCGGAGGACTACGCCGCCACCGCCGCCCGGCTGCGACGCGAGCCACCGTACGAGGCGGGCAAGGTCGCCGCGGTCTACTCGGGATACGAGCAGTTGAAGAACACGGCCGACGGCCTGCTGCTGGACTTCGACGATCTGCTGCTGCACACCGCGGCCGCGCTGGAGGACTACGCCTCGGTCGCGGAGGAGTTCCGCGGCCGCTACCGCTGCTTCGTCGTCGACGAGTACCAGGACGTCACCCCGCTGCAGCAGCGCGTGCTCGACGCCTGGCTCGGCGACCGCGACGATCTGACCGTCGTCGGCGACGCCAACCAGACCATTTATTCGTTCACCGGCGCGAGCCCGAACCACCTGCTCGACTTCTCCCGCCGCTTCCCCGAGGCCACCGTGGTCCGGCTGGAACGCGACTATCGCTCCACGCCGCAGGTGGTGTCGCTGGCCAACCGGGTGATCGGCGCCGCCCGCGGCCGCATCGCGGGTACCCGGCTGCAACTGATCGGCCAGCGGCCCGAGGGCCCGGAGCCGACGTTCGCCGAATACGACGACGAGCCCGCCGAGGCACTGTCGGTGGCCAAGTCGATCGCGCGTCTCATCGGCAAGGGCGTGCCCGCCGCCGAGATCGCCGTGCTGTACCGGATCAACGCGCAGTCCGAGGCCTACGAGCAGGCGCTCACCGAGGCCGGTATCCCGTACCAGGTCCGCGGCGGCGAAGGCTTCTTCCAGCGTCCGGAGGTGCGCCAGGCGGTGCAGGCATTACGGCAGACGGCCGCCCGCGACGACCTCCCGGATGCCCGCGGCGCCGATCTGGTCAGCCTGGTTCGGGCGGCCCTGGGCCGATTGGGGCTCACGGCCACCGAGCCCAGCGGCGCTCAGGCCCGGGAGCGATGGACGTCGCTGGTCGCCCTGGTGCAGCTGACCGAGGAACTGGCCGACCACGATCCGGAGCTGGATCTGGGCGGCCTGCTGCGCGAATTCGCCACCCGCGCCCAGGCCCGGCACCCACCGACCGTCCAAGGCGTCACGCTGGCCTCCCTGCACGCGGCCAAGGGCCTGGAGTGGGACGCGGTGTTCCTGGTCGGTCTGGCCGACGGCACCCTGCCCATCGCGCATGTGCTCGGTGACGGCGGTGTCGTGGCCGACGAGGCCGCGCTCGAGGAGGAGCGTCGGCTGCTCTACGTCGGTGTCACCCGCGCGCGCGAACATCTGCGGTTGTCGTGGGCGCTGTCGCGCAGCGCGGGCGGCCGGAAGACGCGGCGCCGCAGCCGTTTTCTCACCGGTCTGGTGCCCGAGGATTCACCGGCCTCCCGCATCGCTCAGCCCCGCACCGACACTCGCAAGCGCAACCACCCGGCCTGCCGGGTCTGCGGTCGTCCGCTGCTGGGCACGAAGTCGACCATGCTGGGCCGCTGCTCGCGCTGCCCGGGTGAGATCGACCCCGTGCTGCTGGAGGCGCTGCAGGAGTGGCGGCGGGAGAAGGCCGACGAGCTGTCGGTGCCGAACTTCGTGGTGTTCAGCGACACCACGCTGACCGCGATCGCCGAACAACTGCCCGCCGACGACCGCGCGCTGGTCGCCATCCCCGGCATCGGGGCGAAGAAGCTCGGGCAGTTCGGTGCCGACGTACTAGCGATAGTCCGCTCGCGCGCTCGTGCGCAAGACCATAAAACTGCAGGTGAAAAATAG
- a CDS encoding WhiB family transcriptional regulator: MTCCTTVAPTSRTRGVTLNLPCRVGDPDLWFAESPAQLEEAKALCATCPIRKGCLAAALDRGEPWGVWGGEIFDQGVVIARKRPRGRPRKVAVA; this comes from the coding sequence GTGACATGCTGCACGACCGTGGCCCCGACCTCCCGCACCCGGGGAGTCACCCTCAACCTGCCCTGCCGGGTCGGCGACCCCGACCTGTGGTTCGCCGAGAGCCCCGCGCAGCTGGAGGAGGCGAAGGCCCTGTGCGCCACCTGCCCGATCCGCAAGGGCTGCCTCGCGGCCGCCCTGGACCGTGGCGAGCCCTGGGGTGTGTGGGGCGGTGAGATCTTCGACCAGGGTGTCGTGATCGCCCGCAAGCGCCCCCGTGGCCGGCCGCGCAAGGTTGCCGTGGCGTGA
- a CDS encoding ABC1 kinase family protein, translated as MSEIVRRPSSRNAKLAKIPLGIAGRAAMGFGRRLAGGDRTEINAELNQRTAEQLFAVLGELKGGAMKFGQALSVLEAAVPEEFGEPYREALTKLQAAAPPLPAPAVHRVLDQQLGTAWRQRFADFDDEPAASASIGQVHKAQWSDGRAVAVKVQYPGADEALRADLKTLNRMAGMIGAVIPGADVKPILAEITERTEEELDYRTEAANQRAFAKAFDGHPRFVVPKVVASAPKVIVTEWLDGTPVSAIIKRGNEDPEGTVTLRNRVAELMGEFHFSAPAIVGKLHADPHPGNFMVLADDRLAVIDYGACAPLPDGFPPILGQMVALAVEDRFDELTDMMYANGFVIPGRTVSHREIADYLRPFTDPIRTESFHFTRKWMQRVAGKATDVSRPEMKTGMSLQLPPEDVMIFRVLMGSIGICAQLDAEVPFMKLMHDWVPGYAEYRTAS; from the coding sequence GTGTCTGAGATTGTGCGTCGGCCTTCGTCCCGCAATGCCAAGCTGGCCAAGATTCCGCTCGGGATCGCCGGCCGGGCGGCGATGGGATTCGGCCGCAGGCTGGCCGGGGGCGATCGGACCGAGATCAACGCCGAACTGAACCAGCGGACCGCCGAGCAGCTGTTCGCCGTGCTCGGTGAGCTCAAGGGCGGCGCGATGAAGTTCGGACAGGCGCTGTCGGTGCTGGAGGCCGCCGTTCCGGAGGAATTCGGCGAGCCCTACCGCGAGGCGCTGACCAAACTGCAGGCCGCGGCGCCGCCGCTGCCCGCACCCGCCGTGCACCGCGTACTGGATCAGCAACTGGGCACGGCCTGGCGGCAGCGTTTCGCCGACTTCGACGACGAGCCCGCCGCCTCGGCCAGCATCGGCCAGGTGCACAAGGCGCAGTGGTCCGACGGGCGCGCCGTCGCGGTGAAGGTGCAGTATCCGGGCGCCGACGAAGCCCTGCGCGCCGACCTGAAGACGCTCAACCGCATGGCCGGCATGATCGGCGCCGTCATCCCCGGCGCCGACGTGAAGCCGATTCTCGCCGAGATCACCGAGCGCACCGAGGAGGAACTCGACTACCGCACCGAGGCCGCCAATCAGCGCGCGTTCGCCAAGGCCTTCGACGGGCATCCACGCTTCGTGGTGCCGAAGGTGGTCGCCAGTGCCCCGAAGGTGATCGTCACCGAATGGCTGGACGGCACACCGGTTTCCGCGATCATCAAGCGTGGCAACGAGGATCCGGAGGGCACCGTCACACTGCGCAATCGCGTGGCGGAGCTGATGGGCGAGTTCCACTTCTCCGCCCCCGCGATCGTCGGCAAGCTGCACGCCGACCCGCATCCCGGCAACTTCATGGTGCTGGCCGACGACCGCCTGGCCGTCATCGACTACGGCGCCTGCGCCCCGCTGCCCGACGGCTTCCCGCCCATCCTCGGGCAGATGGTGGCCCTGGCTGTCGAGGACCGCTTCGACGAGCTGACCGACATGATGTACGCCAACGGTTTCGTCATCCCCGGCCGCACCGTCAGCCATCGCGAGATCGCCGACTACCTGCGCCCGTTCACCGATCCCATCCGCACCGAGTCGTTCCACTTCACCCGCAAGTGGATGCAGCGGGTCGCGGGCAAGGCCACCGACGTGAGCCGTCCCGAGATGAAAACCGGTATGTCCCTGCAACTTCCGCCTGAAGACGTGATGATCTTCCGGGTGCTGATGGGCTCGATCGGCATCTGCGCGCAGCTCGACGCCGAGGTGCCGTTCATGAAACTGATGCACGACTGGGTGCCCGGCTACGCCGAATACCGCACCGCCAGCTGA
- a CDS encoding TOMM precursor leader peptide-binding protein — protein MTMFRPRGPMLHPRVAVLRRPSGAVQLGWDPERAVVVRLPGVGAEPIVEFLKLLDGLRSHPQIIWQAGRFGIASSDALRLLGEIDRAGLLMRPRESVSAVRAVHVHGRGPLSEALAAGVRRSGLRPSRSRDLTPGAGVGRDADVVVLADALVPEPHLVNDLVLRRIPHLQVRIRDGRGVVGPLVLPGGTSCLRCADLTRRDLDAEWPHLAAQLLDRIGYGSPAMIAATAALALRDLELVLAGAADTPPRTLDTTLELDPDTHHIHRRTWSPHPACGCRAILTAPPAEQGGASERVPRRPSVHGNQ, from the coding sequence ATGACCATGTTTCGGCCGCGCGGGCCGATGTTGCATCCGCGAGTGGCGGTGTTGCGGCGCCCTTCGGGGGCGGTGCAGCTGGGGTGGGATCCGGAGCGGGCGGTGGTGGTGCGGCTACCGGGAGTCGGCGCCGAGCCGATCGTCGAATTCCTGAAGCTACTGGACGGTCTGCGCAGCCATCCGCAGATCATCTGGCAGGCAGGTCGTTTCGGGATCGCGTCGAGCGACGCGCTGCGGCTGCTCGGCGAGATCGACCGCGCCGGACTGCTGATGCGCCCGCGGGAGTCGGTGAGCGCGGTGCGGGCGGTACATGTGCACGGGCGCGGCCCGCTGTCGGAGGCCCTCGCCGCGGGCGTGCGCCGATCGGGGCTGCGGCCCAGCCGGTCCCGTGATCTGACTCCGGGCGCGGGCGTGGGCCGTGACGCCGACGTGGTGGTGCTCGCCGACGCGCTGGTACCCGAGCCGCACCTGGTCAACGACCTTGTGCTGCGGCGGATTCCGCATCTGCAGGTGCGCATCCGCGACGGCCGCGGGGTGGTCGGCCCGCTGGTGCTGCCGGGCGGCACCAGCTGCCTGCGCTGCGCCGACCTCACCCGCCGGGACCTGGACGCCGAATGGCCGCACCTGGCCGCCCAACTCCTCGACCGCATCGGTTATGGCTCGCCGGCCATGATCGCCGCCACCGCCGCCCTGGCTTTGCGCGACCTGGAACTCGTCCTCGCAGGCGCCGCCGACACCCCACCCCGAACCCTCGACACCACACTGGAACTCGACCCGGACACGCACCACATCCACCGCCGCACCTGGTCCCCGCACCCGGCCTGCGGCTGCCGCGCCATCCTCACCGCCCCGCCCGCAGAACAGGGCGGGGCATCGGAACGCGTGCCGCGCAGGCCGTCTGTCCATGGGAACCAGTGA
- a CDS encoding FAS1-like dehydratase domain-containing protein, whose protein sequence is MGSASVDVPHVASKEQLRSRNTFTVTAEHIRDYARAVGNSDRIHLDADAAAARGFGALVAPPTFATMVWMRAEEETLTAMVPGFHIGRILHADRALDIVRPLVAGDRVSCDVHFESFRHYRDYDIVSMVTTMRDHLGQVIVIGSSTLLVHTQRLAARHPGAHGDDRGLELVPARRRARVPGLGEHLPMRQRGVAVPRPRPVVDFQELRVGYELPVRRHALAPSDVMDHASVVGAPGRFDADGRTPVGATPGMLSLGLAAGYLSSWLGDPTAVAKYRVQYAPKMHYLPVGTGESTSIEFRGRVTWLNPTRRTATVVVEAMAQSRKLFGYATAEARFP, encoded by the coding sequence ATGGGAAGCGCATCCGTCGACGTCCCGCACGTGGCATCGAAGGAACAACTCCGGTCCCGCAACACCTTCACCGTGACCGCCGAGCACATCCGCGACTACGCGCGCGCGGTCGGCAACTCCGACCGCATTCATCTGGACGCGGACGCGGCCGCCGCGCGTGGCTTCGGCGCGCTGGTCGCGCCGCCGACGTTCGCCACCATGGTGTGGATGCGGGCCGAGGAGGAGACCCTGACCGCGATGGTGCCAGGTTTCCACATCGGCCGCATCCTGCACGCCGATCGCGCCCTCGACATCGTCCGCCCGCTGGTGGCCGGGGACCGGGTGAGCTGCGATGTGCACTTCGAATCGTTCCGGCACTACCGCGATTACGACATCGTCTCCATGGTGACCACCATGCGCGATCACCTCGGGCAGGTCATCGTGATCGGCTCGTCGACGCTACTGGTGCACACGCAGCGGCTCGCCGCCCGCCATCCCGGCGCGCACGGTGACGACCGCGGACTCGAACTCGTCCCCGCCCGGCGTCGCGCCCGCGTGCCGGGGCTGGGCGAACACCTGCCGATGCGGCAACGCGGAGTGGCGGTTCCGCGCCCGCGACCGGTCGTCGACTTCCAGGAGTTGCGGGTCGGCTACGAATTGCCGGTCCGGCGCCACGCGCTCGCGCCCTCCGACGTCATGGATCACGCGAGTGTGGTCGGCGCCCCGGGCCGTTTCGACGCCGACGGGCGCACGCCGGTCGGCGCGACACCGGGCATGCTGAGCCTGGGGCTGGCTGCCGGATATCTGTCGTCGTGGCTGGGCGATCCGACCGCGGTCGCCAAGTACCGGGTGCAGTACGCGCCGAAAATGCACTACCTGCCCGTGGGCACCGGCGAATCCACCTCGATCGAGTTCCGCGGCCGCGTCACCTGGCTCAACCCGACCCGCCGCACGGCGACCGTGGTCGTCGAGGCGATGGCGCAGAGCCGCAAGCTGTTCGGGTACGCCACGGCGGAGGCGCGCTTTCCCTGA
- a CDS encoding sigma-70 family RNA polymerase sigma factor codes for MTFRPTTDRSAAVSTDPIRDYLHRIGRTALLTAEQEFELGERMAVGLEAERRLAESATDGAELTTAERRELTRAARSGRTAKDHMIEANLRLVVSIAKRYPAPAGMSLLDLVQEGTLGLIRAVEKFDHHRGLKFSTYATWWIKQAVGRAIDDKSRAIRLPAHVAEILHRITRAQRTLDQQLGRQATADELAAELDLSAEKVREVLRHAREPISLHLQVGDDDTELGALIADDSPDPAQTVADSLIRGRLADVLATLAEREAQVLVLRYGLDGTEPRTLEQVGRILGVSRERIRQIETKSMAKLRKPASTRVLDGLLG; via the coding sequence GTGACTTTTCGCCCCACCACCGACCGCTCGGCGGCTGTCAGCACCGATCCGATCCGCGACTACCTGCACCGCATCGGCCGCACCGCGCTGCTCACCGCCGAGCAGGAATTCGAGCTCGGCGAGCGGATGGCCGTCGGGCTGGAGGCCGAGCGGAGGCTGGCCGAAAGCGCCACGGACGGAGCGGAACTCACCACGGCCGAGCGGCGCGAGCTGACCCGCGCGGCCCGCTCCGGCCGCACCGCCAAGGACCACATGATCGAGGCCAATCTGCGCCTGGTGGTCTCGATCGCCAAGCGCTATCCGGCGCCGGCCGGCATGTCGCTGCTGGATCTGGTGCAGGAGGGCACGCTCGGTCTCATCCGCGCGGTGGAGAAGTTCGATCATCATCGCGGACTGAAGTTCTCCACCTATGCCACCTGGTGGATCAAGCAGGCGGTCGGCCGCGCCATCGATGACAAGAGCCGCGCCATCCGCCTGCCCGCCCACGTGGCCGAGATCCTGCACCGGATCACCCGGGCCCAGCGCACCCTGGACCAGCAGCTCGGCCGCCAGGCCACGGCCGACGAACTGGCCGCCGAACTGGACCTGTCCGCCGAGAAGGTCCGCGAGGTGCTGCGGCACGCCCGCGAACCGATCTCGCTGCACCTGCAGGTCGGCGACGACGACACCGAACTCGGCGCCCTCATCGCCGACGACTCCCCCGACCCGGCGCAGACGGTCGCCGACTCCCTCATCCGGGGCCGCCTCGCCGACGTGCTCGCCACGCTCGCCGAGCGCGAGGCGCAGGTACTCGTGCTGCGCTACGGTCTCGACGGCACCGAACCGCGAACCCTGGAGCAGGTCGGCCGCATCCTGGGCGTCTCGCGCGAACGCATCCGGCAGATCGAGACCAAGAGCATGGCCAAACTCCGCAAGCCCGCCAGCACGCGGGTGCTCGACGGCCTGCTGGGCTGA
- a CDS encoding ArsR/SmtB family transcription factor, which translates to MAESVAAPDPELVRALRALANPLRLQLLAWLRDPEQHFPVERAIADMNEVGVCVSHIQEKVGLAQSTVSAYLAELERAGLVRSTRVGKWTHYKRDERRIARLVAELGQTL; encoded by the coding sequence ATGGCGGAAAGTGTGGCCGCACCCGATCCTGAGTTGGTGCGTGCGTTGCGGGCGCTGGCGAATCCGCTGCGGCTACAGCTGTTGGCCTGGCTGCGCGATCCCGAACAGCACTTCCCGGTGGAGCGCGCGATCGCCGACATGAACGAGGTCGGCGTGTGCGTGAGTCATATCCAGGAGAAGGTGGGGCTGGCGCAGTCCACGGTGTCGGCGTATCTGGCCGAACTCGAACGGGCCGGGCTGGTGCGGTCCACCCGGGTGGGCAAGTGGACCCACTACAAGCGTGACGAGCGGCGCATCGCCCGGCTCGTCGCGGAACTCGGGCAGACCCTCTAG
- a CDS encoding TIGR03620 family F420-dependent LLM class oxidoreductase, producing the protein MGTIDGLDLGTYGIYTFDFEHLLATGMREAIRELERQGWRAFWFPEVGGHEALTQAGHLLAATERMHIVNAIAQITPRTPSATHSGAALLAAAYPDRHVLGLGVGAIARKPLAAMAEYLDELDALTDDGRPPIRRILAAYGPKMLELARDRAAGAHTYHVTVSHTEQAREILGPNSFLGVEHAVLFETDPDRAREIAREHLVPYLTTPYNLAKFHRLGYTEADTSGGGSDRLVDDLVFWGEPASIADRLRAHVAAGADHVAVQVIGVEPGRSAVSQWRTLAETLLPQPVTV; encoded by the coding sequence ATGGGCACCATCGACGGCCTGGACCTGGGGACATACGGCATCTACACCTTCGACTTCGAGCACCTGCTCGCCACCGGCATGCGCGAAGCCATCCGCGAACTCGAACGGCAGGGCTGGCGAGCCTTCTGGTTCCCCGAGGTCGGCGGGCACGAGGCGCTGACCCAGGCCGGGCACCTGCTCGCCGCCACCGAACGGATGCACATCGTCAACGCCATCGCGCAGATCACGCCGCGGACGCCGAGCGCGACCCACAGCGGCGCCGCGCTGCTGGCCGCGGCCTACCCCGATCGGCATGTGCTCGGGCTCGGCGTCGGAGCGATCGCACGCAAGCCACTGGCCGCCATGGCCGAATACCTCGACGAACTGGATGCCCTGACAGACGACGGCCGGCCGCCCATCCGCCGCATCCTGGCCGCCTACGGACCCAAGATGCTGGAGCTGGCCCGCGACCGCGCGGCCGGTGCGCACACCTATCACGTCACCGTGTCGCACACCGAGCAGGCGCGAGAGATATTGGGCCCCAACAGCTTTCTGGGAGTCGAACACGCGGTGCTGTTCGAGACCGATCCGGACCGGGCGCGCGAGATCGCCCGCGAGCACCTGGTGCCCTACCTGACCACGCCCTACAACCTCGCCAAGTTCCACCGCCTGGGCTACACCGAGGCCGACACCTCGGGTGGCGGCAGCGACCGCCTCGTCGACGACCTGGTGTTCTGGGGCGAACCCGCGAGCATCGCCGACCGTCTGCGCGCCCACGTGGCAGCGGGGGCGGACCACGTCGCCGTGCAGGTCATCGGTGTCGAACCCGGTCGGTCGGCCGTCTCACAGTGGCGCACCCTCGCGGAAACCCTGCTCCCGCAACCTGTCACCGTCTGA